One part of the Borrelia coriaceae genome encodes these proteins:
- a CDS encoding BTA121 domain-containing protein surface lipoprotein, whose amino-acid sequence MLLILLLISYNFKSSEELVRGLAGKGEVSESGMSKGIRRNSKEDMDYKFNNLLDVFEIFNEDREAVMDMRNIVTSPYIGSGEGINTYTDLEFYDLICALGKFKLRDIIEVYFNDLRARHEDLPEARDAINKIKRASLRETLKRNFNQYEILGYPYYLKLKFNSPIPDIAYYYAMHMGDAYNFGILKNSAKSIVKFESLYS is encoded by the coding sequence TTGCTACTAATATTGCTACTAATAAGTTATAATTTTAAATCCTCAGAAGAACTTGTAAGGGGCTTGGCTGGAAAGGGAGAAGTATCTGAAAGTGGAATGAGCAAAGGTATAAGGAGAAATTCAAAAGAGGATATGGATTATAAATTTAATAATTTATTGGACGTATTTGAGATATTTAATGAGGATAGGGAAGCAGTTATGGATATGCGAAATATAGTAACTAGTCCTTATATTGGGAGTGGTGAGGGTATTAATACATATACTGATCTTGAGTTTTATGACTTGATTTGTGCTTTAGGTAAGTTTAAGTTAAGGGATATTATAGAAGTTTATTTCAATGATCTTAGAGCCAGGCATGAGGATTTGCCAGAAGCACGTGATGCTATAAATAAGATTAAGAGAGCTTCACTAAGAGAGACACTTAAGCGTAATTTTAATCAGTACGAGATATTGGGTTATCCATATTATTTAAAATTGAAATTCAATAGTCCTATTCCTGATATTGCTTATTATTATGCTATGCATATGGGGGATGCTTATAATTTTGGTATTCTTAAAAACAGTGCTAAGAGTATTGTCAAGTTTGAAAGTTTGTACTCATAA